GATCAGCTTCACTTTGTTGTTCTAGAGTAGAGGACTGTGAGGAACTAGAAAAGGAGTCCACCCTCCTTACTATGGCAGTTGGCTTAGCTGTGGGAAAGAAAAATGGGATTGAGCAGGATCTGAATCTTAGACCTAGCAGTCCTAGAAATTGTAGCACAAAGGCAACAGATGATATggaaacgttcgatgtgatttTGAAAGAAGCTGAAGCTCTACAATATTGCAGCCCAAATGCTCAATACCCACAGAAGATCCTAACTTGTGGTCAGGACAGTGATGCTCTAGTAGTTAATGCTCATGTGGCAATTCATGAGAATAAGATAGAAGACATTACATTCCAGCCTCCTGAAGGCACCAAAACAGAAGCTATTGTACATGAAATGGTCCATGAAACTATGGGAAGTTTGTGTCAACCTTCTTCAAACACAAAGGTTGAACATGCAGTGTTGCCACTACAAGCCCCAACTTATGGTTGTATTAGCAATGAGAACTTGAACATTGCTGCTGAAAACAGAGCAAGCACACATCAAAATCATGTGGAGCCATCAACACAGAACGAAGTGGCTGTCAGATTATCTAAGAAAGAGCAAGATAGAAAGATTATGAAGCAAAGGGATAAGGGCAAGAAAAAAGAAGCACTGCCCAAAGAAGATAAGGATCAAGTTGCAGCAAAGGTTCAAAAGGTTAGTTTGTCCACATGATGATGACTCAACTGTTGCTATTTCAGGTTCTTTCTATTTATGAACAGTTTCATGCACTACTGATGTGTTGTAACCATCATGAACCTtgtatttcttttgaaaaatagcTTATACTGATCttcaaaaaatgatttattgaatGTTGCTGCTTGCAGGGTCATACAGAACCAAAACCACTGCCTAActtcaaaaattttgaaattgaagaagaggaaggttCAGGTGAGAATTTCTAAATATTTCTGTTAAAACTTTCTTGGTTTATATTGATTGCTGACCAATGTGAATGTTTACGCATACTCAGGGGGTTACGGGACTGTTTATAGGGCTCGAAGAAAATCAGATGGAAGACTGTTTGCCATAAAATGTGTGTACATCTCTTTGCTAGTCTCGATTTGATGTTTTTTCATGTGGATTTGTTGATCTATAAATGTATCTTCTGTTGTTTTGTCTTTTGACAGTCTCAGTCATCTTTCTATAATTATATGGCTAAGATCTTTACAAGAGTTAACCCTGcacctgtattttttttattaacagGTCCTCATGCAAATGCTCATTCACATCATGTTTACAATGAACAGAAGATGTTGGAACGCTTTGGGTACTAATAAGTTCATGTCCTCCGAAAATTTtataatgatatttttcttgTTCCATGCAGTAACTTTAAACATATGTATCATGTTTTTCTGCTGCAGAGGCAAGAATTTCGTGATTAAATATGAGTGCTCTCTTAGGAGTGGTGATCTAGAATGCTTTGTTCTAGAACATGTTGAGCACGATAGACCAGAGGTTGAAACACTCATGTTGTCTCTGatgtttatttttccttttattgGCTATTCATATTGGTCCATCTTTTGTTGAATATTTCTTTTATCTCTGCAGAATCTGAGAAAAGAAATAGGTTTGTTTGATTTAAGGTGGTATGGGTTTTGTCTGTTCAAAGCGCTGGCAAGCTTACATAAGCAGGTCTGGTTAAATGCATGTTACCTTAGTCAACTGCTAACTTGCGTTTGTCACCAGCTTATCTTGGATATCTGATATTTCTGTTTCCAGGGGATAGTGCATAGAGATGTCAAACCTGGAAATTTCCTGTTCTCCCGTAAACTGGCAAAGGGGTATCTTATTGACTTCAACTTGGCAAATGTTAGTGCATATACTTATCTCCCAATCTGATGCTCGCCTTCTGTTTTCTTTATGCTAATTTTAACATTTTGTGTTTTCCCTGAAAATCCATGCAGGACCTTCACCAGAAGTTCTTTCGAAACAGTAAGTTCACTTTCTAAGTTTcgaattttgttttgaatttcgATGGTTAATTGCAGTGCATTGATTGTTATCTGTTCTGTGTTATTGCCTCTTCCAGTTTTAGGCTCTCTACTGAATATAGCTCTTGAAAATTTCCATGCCGCTAATAATATCCTGGGAAATATTCCACTTTGGAGCATTTTATCTTAGTGTTGGCATGTTAGCATTATTAAATTATTCCAACAGTTAGTCCAAGGTTTGGAATGATTAGGCTATTTGAGGTGGTAacgaatttattttttgaaaatgcATTCTGCTTCTTATTAAATGCATTTCAAACTCTTCAGAATTGGAATGTTTTAAGACTGTTGCTGACTGATATTTTGGTTTAATTGGTTAGGTAAATCTGAGACAATCTCACGTGGGAAGGATACCATATCTCAGCCTGCACTGAAGTCTACCCCAGTGGTTCAGGCCAAAGAACCAGTTGCCGATTCAAAGCAGCTCCTTGGATCCAAGAGGAAAAGATCCAACAGAAGCCCAGTGGGTAGTGCACCTAAGAATGATAATAAAAGTAGGCATGGTATCCAAGCTGCTGATGTGTCTGGTGTAACCTCTGCCAAGGATCCTACAAGCACGAAAACATCATTAGACAGGTTGAAGCAGCCAATGCCCTACAAAGGGCGGAAGGAATTAATGAACTTCTTGCATGATGCAATGCAAAGTCCTGACAAAAATACTTCGACAGCACCTGTTTCCCAAAGGAAGATGGTTGCTGCTCCTCTCGGAAATGTGGATCAGAAGCTCTTTATACTCACCCCGATGCCCCTGTGTTCGGGTGGTAGTGCTATTGCTGGTTCTGGCATGCTTAACAGCAAAGGTGTGTTACAAACTTTATACCTTCTCACTGAACCCAGCATCCTCTGAGATGTTTCATCTATATAAATATCTCAATCTTGCAGGAAATGGAAAACATCGAAGAGAAGGTCCATGTGTTGGAACTAAAGGATTTCGAGCTCCAGAGGTTTTAGTCTCTTTCAAACCATGAGAGCTTGTCTTTTAGCTTTGCGGGCCATGCATTTATGTGGTGTCTTTACCTGCAGGTTCTTTTTAGGTCTTTCCATCAAGGTTGTAAGGTTGATGTCTGGTCAGCAGGGGTGACACTCCTGTACTTCATAATTGGCAAATCGCCTTTTGGTGGAGATCCTGAACAGTGAGTTCACTAATGTATTTTGCAAAGCTCTGATTCCTCAACATGTTAAAGGTTGTTGCTGATGATATATCTTCTCAAATACAGGAACATCAAGGAAATAGCAAAGCTTAGAGGCAGCGAAGAACTATGGGAGGTGGCGAAACTGCACAACTGTGAATCTTCCTACCCATCGGTAAGTGTTGATAACCTTTGAACATCAAGGAACTGTGAAGCTTAACCAAAAGTGTTGATAACCTTTGAACAGCTTTGCCGAAACAGAAACAGCGGTGATTCTTAGAACATTTCTCATTGCTTTCAGGACCTATTCGATGCCAAATCGTTGCGCTCAGTGGATCTCAGGGAGTGGTGTGCAGCCAATACGCGCAGGCCGGAGTTCTTCAAGTCGATACCTGACTCATTGTTTGATCTTGTAGACAAGTGCTTATCAGTCAACCCCAGGTGCAGGATCACATCAGAGGATGCTCTGATGCACGACTTCTTTGCTCCGTGCCATGATCTAATTCGGCAGCACAGGCTTGCTAGAAGGCCAGCCCCTTCTAATAATCTGCCATGTTTGCCTCAAGACAAATCGGTCAAGGCAAACGAGTCGAAGCGATCTTCTTCCACCGTGCCGACTACTGTTAACTCTGTAAGTTGATTGCCTCCACCAGCAAATTAACCAGTGTGCCAATAGTCTTAACTATTTTGCTCCCTCAGATGTTGATGTAACCAtgtaaatactatatataaccCCCAAAAATATGTAAGATGTCAAATGTACCAATGTTTGCTCCAGATGGCAGCGTGATGTACTGGTGTTGAATTCATGCACGATGATCATGTGCTACTTGATGTACCTGTCAATGTTGATAGACTGATAGTGGGTCACGTGTGGGCCCAACCTTTGTGGGACGTGGGTCACTGACGCACTCCTTTGTGGGACGTAGGTCACTGACGCGCTCCTCTGACGTAAAGTTAGATAGACGTGGGGtcactgacgtgtgggtccTATATGTCAGTGACAAAGTCCTTCTAACTTTATGGCAGAGGAGACTCATCCAGACTGATAATATCGACCAGTAGACCATTTTGCTTCCTGGAATCGaatggggaaaaaaattttCTCCACTTTTGTTCATTATTGTtcacttttttatatatgcGGTGTACATTTCGTGCGTACCACACGGTATACGTGGTCTACCATTGAACCATCCGCATTCTGCTTCGTCAGTCAACATCATTCACTCGTATGTACTCCATCTGCCATGCCATTTCGCAGCAATTGCAACGCTTTGCTGACCACGCGTCGCGCATAACCCTCCTGATTTCTTATCCAAAACGATTTTGTCAATACTAAACCCAAACAAAACCACCGTCTAAGGgctattcactttgatgctaaaataaatcttactaaatttttataatactaaaattttggtaaggttgataatattgccaaattttgacaagatAGCTATTTTAGATGTGTTCACTTTATTGCTAACGTACATGCACCCAATTTTGGTCATTACTGTGCAGTTGCCAAATTTCTAGtatatttaccaaagtttggtaagAAATGAAACAgatgcacattttttttaactttattaaaaaattgtatggattaaaatgacatcaaagtaaaCAGCCCCTAAGGCTGAGTTCGGATGGGGGAGATGGGAACCCAACTcctgcgcacggaaaacggagcaatctattaacgcgtgattaattaagtattagctaatttttttaaaaaatggattaattttatttttttaagcaactttcgtatagaaactttttttaaaaaataccatttaacagtttaaaaaacgtgcgcgtggaaaacgagagagagggaatGGGAAAAGGTGcatgcgaacacagcctaaatgtTGTCCACTTCCCCGGCTGAACGGCAACCAGATACAAGTAACCACCACAAGCCGTTAACCCCGTTGTTTACCTCCTCCTTGATAATCTAACAGCGTTTAATTCCCTTCAAACAAGAATATTCCGTTGGATTCAAAACACTAATCCAATATACAggattcaaaattcaaaatggaTTTGCTCCAAAATTCAGAATTTGTTTGTATTTCGGATGGATACtgtgtggtgtgtgtgtggCTGAAACCGCGAGGCCGCCGCGAGAGTTGAGAAGCAGCAACAGATGCAAAAGGAGAGAGGCCGAGAAGGGAAGGCAAGCGAAGCAACCACACCAGGCACCAAGGCACCAACCAACCGCGCGTCGAAGCTTCTGGGCCACGCCGCCACAAAAGCCGAAGCGGAAAGGAAAAGCCTCCCTCGatgcctcctctcctcgcctccacctcctccacgtcccctctcctcctcgcctctcgcctccgcggaggcggcggctgcggctgcggcggcgcccctCTCCTCTACCGGACGCGCCGCGGCTTCCTCGCgccgagcaccaccaccacccagaCGACGAGGACGAGTTTCGCGGCGATGAGCTGGCTCGGGAAGCTGGGGCTGGGCGGGCTGGGGGGAAGCCcgcgggcgtcggcggcgtcggcggcgctggcgcAGGGCCCCGATGAGGACCGCCCGGCGGCCGGGAACGAGTTCGCGCAGTTCGGCGCCGGGTGCTTCTGGGGCGTGGAGCTCGCGTTCCAGCGCGTCCCCGGCGTGACTCGCACCGAGGTGGGATACAGCCAGGGGAACCTCCACGACCCGACCTACGAGGACGTCTGCACCGGCGCCACCTACCACAACGAGGTCGTCCGCGTCCACTACGACGTCTCCGCCTGCAAGTTCGACGACCTCCTCGACGTCTTCTGGGCGCGCCACGATCCCACCACGCCCAACCGCCAGGTCAGCCAGCCACAGATTAACTCGATTCACAAACCTAATCGCATGATTTCGTTTACCGTACCTTGCTCTATGCTTAATTTCGGGTTCTTTGATTGAGTGGGTGGCAGGGAGGTTCAGAATTGGGGATTTCATTTACGATAATTTCGTGAGGGTTTAGTGGAATTGAAGAATTAGGCTACTGATATTACTAGTTCAGTTAGTAGGAGTCACTAGACAGATATTCTACTGCAAATTTTTACAGAGAAGAAGAATTCCTCGCGAGTAAGGTAAATCACTCTATATACGAAAGAAACGTGGGTGCTGTCGTGCACAGTAAGAGCTCAAACCTGTGACAAGTGCGGCATAGAATTGACTATCAGTACTGCGGTTTCTTAATTAGCTTGCAGGTCACGGCTGACCGGAATTATTGATGAGTTCCTCACCAACCAAAGGAGCTTACTTTGGCCTTATGTTCTTTACGCAGTTTTGGTTTACAGCAAGTACCACAATCCCATAATCCTGAGCACTGGCAGAGAATAGACTGTCATAGCGTCATGGTTGTGTTAGGCTGTGGGCACTCAGCGTTGATTGTCCTGTTCATGGGACCATTGGGCCCAATGAATCAGGTTCTGTTATATTGGATCAAGAATTTGCAGCATCCCAGCTGCAGTTTGCACTTTCATCATCAAAGGGCCGAATACCAAGTGGCTACCTGCATATTAATCTTGAGCAGTCAATGTTATAGTGTGGGTACTGTTAGCAAGTATATACCATCATATTGGTGTTATCGGTTGGTTTGACAAGCATCTAATTTTGTAGTGGTGCTGAGTCTAGCATGTCTTGCAGTGTTTGTAATGCATAACCTTGCACTTGGGCAGCGCTATGTAATTTTGCAAGATCGATTGCCTATAGTATGTACATTTAGTGTTCACTAATTTATGTATAACTTGCATCTTGATTCTTTAGATTGGTGGACAATTGACTGCTACCAAGGAGTGCCACCAAAAATAACAAactaactgaaaaaaaataacttagcCTGTTATTTTGTTCTGTTTTCTGAACAAACCAATGCTGATTTGCATTAGATAAACTTGTTCCTAGACAATTAGATTCTATTTCTTTCAAGCATCCGTTTGACTGTTTGACATAACTGAAGTTTCTGATCACATATACTCTGAACTCTTTGTATGCAGGGTAATGATGTTGGGACCCAATACAGGTCAGGTATCTACTACTACACCCCTGAGCAGGAGAAGGCGGCAAGAGAATCTCTGGAGAAGCAGCAGAAGCTTCTGAATCGGACGATTGTCACTGAAATTCTTCCTGCAAAGAGGTTCTACAGGGCAGAGGAGTACCACCAGCAATACCTTGCGAAAGGCGGTCGCTTCGGGTTCAGGCAGTCTGCGGAGAAGGGTTGCAACGACCCCATCCGTTGTTACGGGTGAAGGGCAAGTTTGAACCAGAACGCCACACAAGAACAGTGCTTGAATAAGGATAAATAATAGCCAGACAAAAATTATGCAGCATAATACTATTTTGTTAGCTTTGTTTGTATCAATCCATCGATTGTAAAAGATGAGCTGAACCTGGACCATGATACTTGCCGCTGATTATGTACAAACCACCTTAGAAAACTTGATATAGTATTATCCTTTTCGATGCGGGAAGAAAACCACTTTTTCTGATTGAATTCATTCAAATGGCAATAGCCAGTAGCACTTCAGGAAATGCAGTGTGCTCTCCAATTCAAGATGAAAGTCACTCGCTGAGAACTCAGACACTACAGTGAGGTCATTGACGAAAAATGTTGAAATTCACCTGTAAAAAGGTAAGTTTTCTAATCttctcatccaaaaaaaaaaggtgagttTTCTCTAGCGATCTTTTTTGCAATTGTGTTCGGAGTTACATGATTTGCAGTGTGCGTATACAGATATCGGAGTATAGTGGTGGTAGTGGACTGTAGTAGCATTTTGAGTTGTGATACGTTCTACTGTTATGGTTGCTGATAACTGTTATTTTTACCATCATCTTTTtacaaatactccatccatcctcatccatcctaaaatatacagGACATTGGTACCATGTGGTAGTACGAATCTGTCTATACCAGGTAAGATATAAGTATGAATtaactgttgttatattttattgagTGGTCTCATCTATAactgttgctatattttaaaacatatattttgttgttatattttattgagTGGCCTCATCTATAACTCttgctatatattttaaaacagagcaactaatTTCGTGAGACCATAAATCATGATTTAGCACTTCACTACATAAGCAAGAGCATGCCAGGCAATGTTTGGTTGGTGCCTATGCTCACACAATGAAGGTTACGCAAGGCTTAGCTAACAATTTATTGGCAATAACCAATATCGACCTAGTTACACTAATTTACGTATAACCTGTATCTTGATCCACTAGATTGGTTGATGCCCCACGTTACTGACCTCTTAGACAGGTTTGCTTAGACAGGTTTGGTTTCCTAACGAAGAGTTGCACCAAAGAGAACAAACTAACTGAAAACGAACTTGTTATGTTCAACACAACTTGTTGCCAGCACTTAAATGATAAGGCTTCAAACACCATGCAATGCAACTCCACATCAAAGGATTAAAGCAATACCATATA
The sequence above is drawn from the Oryza glaberrima chromosome 10, OglaRS2, whole genome shotgun sequence genome and encodes:
- the LOC127752890 gene encoding uncharacterized protein LOC127752890; the protein is MDSEAAGSSEIERAWHLLTVVIRLGRPAAASDVAHFATADDVERLCRIPGSPLRLSGGVVAASETAFVAFLRYVGLDVPPPRVSPRAPDDVMRWLRRRVPVTYERKRKASDAGRFVARKRLLAATDADLPEHELRQSQQLMVQSCAPVATGEVHQEATQELQDRLPSLNIFTAQRSFEVSIGSNVFSDIEISMPSLPSKIDQFIGGNDGSVLVSMASALVPKEVTDMSGCINIFHATVDRESTRIGEPEGSASLCCSRVEDCEELEKESTLLTMAVGLAVGKKNGIEQDLNLRPSSPRNCSTKATDDMETFDVILKEAEALQYCSPNAQYPQKILTCGQDSDALVVNAHVAIHENKIEDITFQPPEGTKTEAIVHEMVHETMGSLCQPSSNTKVEHAVLPLQAPTYGCISNENLNIAAENRASTHQNHVEPSTQNEVAVRLSKKEQDRKIMKQRDKGKKKEALPKEDKDQVAAKVQKGHTEPKPLPNFKNFEIEEEEGSGGYGTVYRARRKSDGRLFAIKCPHANAHSHHVYNEQKMLERFGGKNFVIKYECSLRSGDLECFVLEHVEHDRPENLRKEIGLFDLRWYGFCLFKALASLHKQGIVHRDVKPGNFLFSRKLAKGYLIDFNLANDLHQKFFRNSKSETISRGKDTISQPALKSTPVVQAKEPVADSKQLLGSKRKRSNRSPVGSAPKNDNKSRHGIQAADVSGVTSAKDPTSTKTSLDRLKQPMPYKGRKELMNFLHDAMQSPDKNTSTAPVSQRKMVAAPLGNVDQKLFILTPMPLCSGGSAIAGSGMLNSKGNGKHRREGPCVGTKGFRAPEVLFRSFHQGCKVDVWSAGVTLLYFIIGKSPFGGDPEQNIKEIAKLRGSEELWEVAKLHNCESSYPSDLFDAKSLRSVDLREWCAANTRRPEFFKSIPDSLFDLVDKCLSVNPRCRITSEDALMHDFFAPCHDLIRQHRLARRPAPSNNLPCLPQDKSVKANESKRSSSTVPTTVNSVS
- the LOC127752904 gene encoding peptide methionine sulfoxide reductase A4, chloroplastic — its product is MPPLLASTSSTSPLLLASRLRGGGGCGCGGAPLLYRTRRGFLAPSTTTTQTTRTSFAAMSWLGKLGLGGLGGSPRASAASAALAQGPDEDRPAAGNEFAQFGAGCFWGVELAFQRVPGVTRTEVGYSQGNLHDPTYEDVCTGATYHNEVVRVHYDVSACKFDDLLDVFWARHDPTTPNRQGNDVGTQYRSGIYYYTPEQEKAARESLEKQQKLLNRTIVTEILPAKRFYRAEEYHQQYLAKGGRFGFRQSAEKGCNDPIRCYG